TGGGCGGCCACGAATGCTGTGGCGTTTAACCATTGTCCGGAGGTAAGACCCGTGCTGAACGCCGGCGTCCCTGAATACAGGGACTTCGCAGACGTTGCCCTGCATCTCCAGGATTCGTTCCTGCAGAACCAGGAGGTGGAGGCGTTCCTCCATGACCTGGCGGAGTATGCTGCCTCGCGGCTCGGCTCTCGGGACCATGAGTGTTCGTGTGAAATTACGGTGCTGCGTCCCAAGAAACCCGCAGCGACCGCCAGCAGCCGGTCGGGTGGGGCGCTCATAACCCCGCTGGAGTCCAAATACGGTGACGGTCCGGGACTGACTGCCATGGGCAGCGGAGGCACGGTCCTGGTGTGTGACCTGCGGCGGGAGCAGCGGTGGCCGGAGTACGTCAAGGCGCTCCGGCGGCAGGGAATCCTTTCGGTGCTGAGTGTCCCGGCCGTGCTGGAGGGGGACGCCCGGGGCGTCCTGACGTTCTACTGCTCAGAGCCCGTTGCCTCCGGCGGCGACGGCGTCCACGCCGCGGAGGCCTTTGTGCGCCAGGCGTCCAAGGGCCTGAAGCTTGCCCTGCGGATGCTGAAGCTGGAGGAGACAAGGGACGGCATGAGTGCGGCCATGCAGACGCGCACGG
This region of Arthrobacter sp. DNA4 genomic DNA includes:
- a CDS encoding GAF and ANTAR domain-containing protein; the protein is MLNAGVPEYRDFADVALHLQDSFLQNQEVEAFLHDLAEYAASRLGSRDHECSCEITVLRPKKPAATASSRSGGALITPLESKYGDGPGLTAMGSGGTVLVCDLRREQRWPEYVKALRRQGILSVLSVPAVLEGDARGVLTFYCSEPVASGGDGVHAAEAFVRQASKGLKLALRMLKLEETRDGMSAAMQTRTVIDLATGAIMAQNRCTQAAAFKLLRDASNSRNMKLREVAAAVVASVAGAAETFTYFDE